The Arachis ipaensis cultivar K30076 chromosome B07, Araip1.1, whole genome shotgun sequence genome includes a window with the following:
- the LOC107607331 gene encoding uncharacterized protein LOC107607331 translates to MADKSRKQAYGLVENILVKVENLYLPADFVILDTGEDTDDSIILGRPFLATGRALIDVERRELCLRMHEDYLLFKFYANVWVTYKHVSGMNPEPKNWCTMVRWHIMELSPESVRVVLQLPTSGKDPHSYTRRVNTDQRLDQVLADICLLRAQ, encoded by the exons atggcagacaagtctcGGAAGCAGGCATATGGATTGGTGGAGAATATtctagtaaaggttgaaaaccTTTACCTCCCTGCGGACTTTGTGATACTTGATACGGGAGAGGATACAGATGACtctatcatcctaggaaggccattcctagccactggaagagccctGATTGATGTTGAGAGACGAGAATTATGCCTGAGGATGCATGAGGACTATTTGTTGTTCAAG TTTTACGCCAATGTTTGGGTAACATACAAGCATGTCAGTGGCATGAACCCGGAGCCGAAGAATTGGTGCACCATGGTCAGATGGCATATCATGGAATTAAGCCCAGAGAGTGTGAGGGTGGTATTGCAGTTACCAACATCTGGAAAGGACCCTCATTCATACACTCGTAGGGTCAACACTGACCAACGTTTGGATCAAGTTCTTGCTGACATTTGCCTCCTCAGAGCTCAGTAG